One stretch of Amycolatopsis tolypomycina DNA includes these proteins:
- a CDS encoding VgrG-related protein: protein MANETFTNTLVVEVESTPLPDDVKVMLSYAYVDDSRNLPDTFVLRFRDPGGVVLEKGKFKVGAKVKLKVQTSDPEKPQDLLFGEVTAVAIDLDPHGTFTEVRGYDHAHRLFRGRRVAAYPNMTIADVVRKVTQRANIPAGKIDNVKGFGGRPNTQLSQDNVSDWEFLSRLAEAVGAQIAVRDGKLNFELPEKPSGAPSTTTKATADPLVLEAHRTLIGLRASVTAAEQVPEVRVNGWDYENKQQVSATATPKNAGTEVADVDPVALAGKFASPPFLDAAAPRRTQGEADATAKALADRLGSACTELDGVAKGNPKLRAGTAVTLTGVGKPFSGKYTLTSTRHLFNADVGYTTEFTVSGRQERSLYGLVAGGAKNASWPGVVPAVVSDLKDPAKLGRVKLTFPWLDKDFASTWARTVQPGAGKDRGAVVLPEVGDEVLVGFEHGDFEAPYVLGGLYNNKDAAPSKFTKPVVDANSGEVAVRGFVSRKGHKLEFAEDDGIILSSGDAKFVVKIDQKNQVIEVTSGKSVTVKAQNGVSIDAGTGPLELKGQKVSVKSQTDASIEASAQLKLSGTAGAKLEGATVSVAGQGQTELTASGVVTVRGSVVKIN from the coding sequence ATGGCTAACGAGACCTTCACGAACACCCTCGTCGTCGAGGTGGAGAGCACGCCGCTGCCCGACGACGTCAAGGTCATGCTCAGCTACGCCTACGTCGACGACAGCCGCAACCTGCCCGACACGTTCGTGCTGCGCTTCCGCGACCCCGGCGGCGTCGTGCTGGAGAAGGGCAAGTTCAAGGTCGGGGCGAAGGTCAAGCTCAAGGTCCAGACGTCGGACCCGGAGAAGCCGCAGGACCTGCTCTTCGGCGAGGTCACGGCGGTCGCCATCGACCTGGACCCGCACGGCACGTTCACCGAGGTCCGCGGGTACGACCACGCGCACCGGCTGTTCCGCGGCCGCCGCGTCGCCGCCTACCCGAACATGACGATCGCGGACGTCGTGCGCAAGGTGACCCAGCGCGCGAACATCCCGGCCGGGAAGATCGACAACGTCAAGGGCTTCGGCGGCCGGCCGAACACCCAGCTGTCCCAGGACAACGTCAGCGACTGGGAGTTCCTGTCCCGGCTGGCCGAAGCGGTCGGGGCGCAGATCGCCGTCCGGGACGGGAAGCTGAACTTCGAACTGCCGGAGAAGCCCTCCGGCGCGCCCTCGACCACCACCAAGGCCACCGCCGACCCGCTCGTCCTCGAGGCCCACCGGACGCTGATCGGCCTGCGCGCCAGCGTCACCGCGGCCGAGCAGGTCCCCGAGGTGCGGGTCAACGGCTGGGACTACGAGAACAAGCAGCAGGTCTCGGCCACCGCGACCCCGAAGAACGCCGGCACCGAGGTGGCGGACGTGGACCCGGTGGCGCTGGCCGGCAAGTTCGCGAGCCCGCCCTTCCTCGACGCCGCCGCGCCCCGGCGCACCCAAGGCGAAGCCGACGCGACCGCGAAGGCACTGGCCGACCGGCTCGGCAGCGCCTGCACCGAGCTCGACGGCGTCGCCAAGGGCAACCCGAAGCTGCGCGCGGGCACCGCCGTCACGCTCACCGGCGTCGGCAAGCCCTTCTCGGGCAAGTACACGCTGACCAGCACCCGGCACCTGTTCAACGCCGACGTCGGCTACACGACCGAGTTCACCGTGTCCGGGCGCCAGGAACGCTCGCTCTACGGCCTGGTCGCGGGCGGCGCGAAGAACGCGTCGTGGCCGGGGGTCGTGCCCGCGGTGGTGAGCGACCTCAAGGACCCGGCGAAGCTCGGCCGCGTCAAGCTCACGTTCCCGTGGCTGGACAAGGACTTCGCCAGCACCTGGGCGCGCACGGTCCAGCCCGGCGCGGGCAAGGACCGGGGCGCGGTGGTGCTGCCCGAGGTCGGCGACGAGGTCCTGGTCGGCTTCGAACACGGCGACTTCGAAGCGCCCTACGTGCTCGGCGGCCTGTACAACAACAAAGACGCCGCGCCGTCGAAGTTCACCAAGCCCGTCGTCGACGCCAACAGCGGCGAGGTCGCCGTCCGCGGGTTCGTCTCGCGGAAGGGCCACAAGCTCGAGTTCGCCGAGGACGACGGGATCATCCTGTCCTCCGGCGACGCCAAGTTCGTGGTCAAGATCGACCAGAAGAACCAGGTCATCGAGGTGACCAGCGGCAAGAGCGTCACGGTGAAGGCGCAGAACGGCGTGAGCATCGACGCCGGCACCGGGCCGCTGGAGCTCAAGGGCCAGAAGGTGTCGGTGAAGTCCCAGACCGACGCCAGCATCGAGGCATCCGCCCAGCTGAAACTGAGCGGCACGGCCGGCGCGAAGCTCGAGGGCGCCACCGTGTCGGTCGCGGGCCAGGGCCAGACGGAGCTGACCGCCAGCGGTGTCGTCACCGTGCGCGGCAGCGTGGTCAAGATCAACTGA
- a CDS encoding PAAR domain-containing protein gives MPPAARVGDPTGHPGVIAGPGVPTVLIGGMPAANVGTLHTCSFPPPAVHPPTPIAPPGCPTVLIGGMPAARMGDMAACGAPIVMGCPTVMIGG, from the coding sequence ATGCCACCAGCCGCGAGGGTCGGCGACCCGACCGGGCACCCGGGCGTCATCGCCGGCCCGGGCGTGCCGACCGTGCTGATCGGCGGGATGCCCGCCGCGAACGTCGGGACGCTGCACACGTGCTCGTTCCCGCCGCCCGCGGTGCACCCGCCGACGCCGATCGCGCCGCCGGGCTGCCCGACGGTGCTCATCGGCGGCATGCCGGCGGCGCGGATGGGTGACATGGCCGCCTGCGGCGCCCCGATCGTCATGGGCTGTCCCACCGTCATGATCGGAGGCTGA
- a CDS encoding GPW/gp25 family protein, with amino-acid sequence MDFLGRGLAFPLHTDATGSIALVGGEREVVESIRLILATSPGERPMRPEFGCAVHDLVFAPADAATAGQIAYEVRIALERWEPRVTLDDVVVSFDEADRGTLLIDIRYRLRGTNDPRNLVFPFYVIPPHDSGEDGA; translated from the coding sequence GTGGATTTCCTCGGCCGGGGACTGGCGTTCCCGCTGCACACCGACGCGACCGGCTCGATCGCGCTGGTCGGCGGCGAGCGCGAGGTCGTCGAAAGCATCCGGCTGATCCTGGCTACCTCGCCGGGCGAACGCCCGATGCGCCCCGAGTTCGGCTGCGCGGTGCACGACCTCGTGTTCGCGCCGGCCGACGCGGCGACCGCCGGGCAGATCGCCTACGAGGTCCGGATCGCGCTGGAGCGCTGGGAGCCGCGGGTCACCCTCGACGACGTCGTCGTCAGCTTCGACGAGGCCGACCGGGGCACCCTGCTGATCGACATCCGCTACCGGCTGCGCGGCACCAACGACCCGCGCAACCTCGTCTTCCCGTTCTACGTCATCCCGCCGCACGACTCGGGCGAGGACGGTGCCTGA
- a CDS encoding putative baseplate assembly protein: protein MSMPMPNLDDRRFQDLVDEAKYLVQRNCPEWTDHNVSDPGVTLIETFAQMVDQLLYRVNRVPELHYLRFLDLIGVRLFPPAAARTDVTFWLSAARDVPVVVAAGKQVASVRNEVEDPVVFTVEHTLNIVPCSLAHLATSTADTGLPPVDRTDELLVGGGPAVFSETPAPGDAVLFGLSDAVPGCAVLLRLNCEVEGQGVDPRDPPWLWEAWDGTGWAACEVDRDSTGAFNRAGDIVVHVPHGHTMSVLARQRAGWLRCRLVEAKQNQPFYQRSPRLHAVEASTIGGTVGAVHAEIIRNEIAGTSDGTPGQRFPLGRPPVVVDEGELVVEVSGPDGWQQWTEVRSFADSGPDDRHVMLDRVGGEVAFGPAVRQPEGGLRYYGAVPPKSAAIRVPEYRSGGGRRGNVAREVLEVQRDPIPFVSSVVNRRPAIGGVDGESVRDAALRGPLLLRTRDRAVTAEDYEQLAREAAPEAARVRCIPAHGPDGRETGAIRVLVVPAVPDSGELAFATLMLDPGMRARIERYLGERRCVGALVSVEPPFYQGVTVVARLRARRRTTAGALGARASQALYDYFNPISGGPDGDGWPFGRPVQSGEVFAVLQRLPGVELVEDVRLFAANPITRERGEQVDRLDLPPNALAFSFGHQVRVREAGA, encoded by the coding sequence ATGTCCATGCCGATGCCCAACCTCGACGACCGCCGGTTCCAGGACCTGGTCGACGAAGCCAAGTACCTGGTGCAGCGTAACTGTCCGGAGTGGACGGACCACAACGTCTCCGACCCCGGCGTCACGCTGATCGAGACGTTCGCGCAGATGGTCGACCAGCTGCTCTACCGGGTCAACCGGGTGCCCGAGCTGCACTACCTGCGGTTCCTCGACCTGATCGGCGTCCGGCTGTTCCCGCCCGCCGCGGCGCGGACCGACGTGACGTTCTGGCTCTCGGCCGCCCGCGACGTCCCGGTGGTCGTCGCGGCGGGCAAGCAGGTCGCGAGCGTGCGCAACGAAGTCGAAGACCCGGTGGTCTTCACCGTGGAGCACACGCTGAACATCGTGCCGTGCTCGCTCGCGCACCTGGCGACCAGCACGGCCGACACCGGCCTGCCGCCGGTCGACCGCACCGACGAACTGCTCGTCGGCGGCGGCCCGGCGGTCTTCTCCGAGACGCCGGCCCCGGGCGACGCCGTCCTCTTCGGACTGTCGGACGCGGTGCCCGGCTGCGCGGTGCTGCTGCGGCTGAACTGTGAGGTCGAGGGCCAGGGCGTCGACCCGCGTGACCCGCCGTGGCTGTGGGAGGCCTGGGACGGCACCGGCTGGGCGGCGTGCGAGGTCGACCGGGACAGCACCGGCGCGTTCAACCGGGCCGGCGACATCGTGGTGCACGTCCCGCACGGGCACACGATGTCGGTGCTCGCGCGGCAGCGGGCGGGCTGGCTGCGGTGCCGGCTGGTCGAAGCCAAGCAGAACCAGCCGTTCTACCAGCGTTCGCCGCGGCTGCACGCGGTCGAGGCCTCGACCATCGGCGGCACGGTCGGTGCGGTGCACGCCGAGATCATCCGCAACGAGATCGCCGGGACCTCCGACGGCACCCCGGGGCAGCGGTTCCCGCTCGGCCGTCCCCCGGTGGTCGTCGACGAGGGCGAGCTGGTCGTCGAGGTCTCCGGCCCGGACGGCTGGCAGCAGTGGACGGAGGTCCGCTCGTTCGCCGACTCCGGCCCGGACGACCGGCACGTGATGCTCGACCGCGTCGGCGGCGAGGTCGCGTTCGGGCCCGCGGTGCGCCAGCCCGAAGGCGGCCTGCGGTACTACGGGGCCGTCCCGCCCAAGTCCGCCGCGATCCGCGTGCCCGAATACCGGTCCGGCGGCGGGCGGCGCGGCAACGTCGCCCGCGAGGTCCTGGAGGTGCAGCGGGACCCGATCCCGTTCGTGAGCAGCGTGGTGAACCGGCGTCCGGCGATCGGCGGGGTGGACGGCGAGTCGGTGCGGGACGCGGCGCTGCGCGGGCCGCTGCTGCTGCGCACCCGCGACCGCGCGGTGACGGCCGAGGACTACGAGCAGCTCGCCCGCGAAGCGGCCCCGGAAGCGGCCCGCGTGCGGTGCATCCCGGCGCACGGCCCCGACGGCCGCGAGACCGGCGCGATCCGGGTCCTGGTCGTGCCGGCGGTGCCCGACAGCGGCGAGCTCGCGTTCGCGACCCTGATGCTGGACCCCGGCATGCGCGCCCGGATCGAGCGCTACCTCGGCGAGCGGCGGTGCGTGGGCGCGCTGGTGTCCGTGGAACCGCCGTTCTACCAGGGGGTGACGGTGGTTGCCCGGCTGCGCGCCCGGCGCCGCACGACGGCGGGCGCACTGGGCGCCCGGGCGAGCCAGGCCCTGTACGACTACTTCAACCCGATCAGCGGCGGCCCGGACGGCGACGGCTGGCCCTTCGGCCGCCCGGTGCAGTCGGGCGAGGTGTTCGCGGTCCTGCAGCGGCTGCCGGGGGTGGAGCTGGTGGAGGACGTGCGGCTGTTCGCGGCGAACCCGATCACGCGGGAGCGGGGCGAACAGGTCGATCGGCTGGACCTGCCGCCGAACGCGCTGGCGTTTTCGTTCGGGCACCAGGTGCGGGTGCGGGAGGCGGGCGCATGA
- a CDS encoding phage tail protein translates to MRTGIPGLPSPHPIGEQLPAVYAEDRFVQGFTGALDEVIAPVISTLDNFAGYLDPGVAPADFVGWLAHWVALRVDESWSPEQLRQLVTRSVELHRWRGTRRGLAEHVGLLTGGVVEVTDSGGVVADPQPGAPLPDPGPPWVRVLVRVPEPARVDVRRLTATVVDAVPAHVRVTVEVLEG, encoded by the coding sequence ATGAGGACCGGCATCCCCGGCCTGCCGAGCCCCCACCCGATCGGCGAGCAACTCCCCGCCGTGTACGCCGAGGATCGGTTCGTGCAGGGGTTCACCGGTGCGCTCGACGAGGTCATCGCGCCGGTCATCTCCACTTTGGACAACTTCGCGGGTTACCTCGATCCGGGGGTGGCGCCCGCGGACTTCGTCGGCTGGCTGGCGCACTGGGTTGCGCTGCGGGTCGACGAAAGCTGGAGCCCGGAACAGCTGCGGCAGCTGGTCACGCGGTCGGTCGAACTGCACCGGTGGCGCGGGACGCGGCGCGGGCTCGCCGAGCACGTCGGGCTGCTGACCGGCGGTGTGGTCGAAGTGACCGACAGCGGCGGGGTCGTCGCCGACCCGCAGCCGGGGGCGCCGCTGCCGGATCCGGGGCCGCCCTGGGTGCGGGTGCTGGTGCGGGTGCCCGAGCCGGCGCGGGTCGACGTGCGGCGGCTGACGGCGACGGTCGTGGATGCGGTGCCCGCCCACGTGCGGGTCACGGTGGAAGTGCTGGAGGGCTGA
- a CDS encoding zinc ribbon domain-containing protein, with protein sequence MVIYAECGHQGPADVEFCGECGRYLKWDDDGPVAVKAPPVVQQQQVVQPAEPIAPVRQPVQQTVEEQVLNPGDLICGKCGKGNAPTRNFCSRCGAPLAEAEVVKTSWWRRLFGRKPKAHKAGARPGKDGVRRRTGRAGAARRTVGKVIRRAVAVALIFSALIYALYQPFRSAINTAAVGLWSQVTGIFEAKLNPIHPIKVSATAQANGHAAPLVTDNAKNTFWAAPADREQVLVFTFDHPADLRKAIVYSGDAANFPAAHRPQKLHLVFSTGKTYDMVLADTPDSQEVPIENSEGATSVELHVTGLYRSLNGTDVAISEIELFEAG encoded by the coding sequence TTGGTCATCTACGCGGAGTGCGGGCACCAGGGGCCCGCCGACGTCGAGTTCTGCGGCGAATGCGGCCGCTACCTGAAGTGGGACGACGACGGCCCGGTCGCGGTCAAGGCACCGCCGGTGGTGCAGCAGCAGCAGGTCGTGCAGCCCGCCGAGCCGATCGCCCCGGTCCGGCAGCCGGTGCAGCAGACCGTCGAAGAGCAGGTCCTCAACCCCGGCGACCTGATCTGCGGGAAGTGCGGCAAGGGCAACGCGCCCACCCGCAACTTCTGCAGCCGGTGCGGCGCGCCGCTGGCCGAGGCCGAGGTCGTCAAGACGTCGTGGTGGCGACGGCTGTTCGGCCGCAAGCCGAAGGCGCACAAGGCGGGGGCGCGGCCGGGCAAGGACGGCGTCCGCCGCCGGACCGGGCGGGCCGGGGCCGCGCGCCGGACCGTCGGCAAGGTGATCCGGCGGGCCGTCGCGGTGGCGCTGATCTTCTCGGCGCTGATCTACGCCCTGTACCAGCCGTTCCGCAGCGCGATCAACACCGCGGCGGTGGGGCTCTGGAGCCAGGTGACCGGGATCTTCGAGGCCAAGCTGAACCCGATCCACCCGATCAAGGTGAGCGCGACCGCACAGGCGAACGGACACGCGGCTCCGCTGGTCACCGACAACGCCAAGAACACGTTCTGGGCGGCCCCGGCCGACCGGGAACAGGTGCTGGTGTTCACCTTCGACCACCCGGCGGACCTGCGGAAGGCGATCGTGTACTCCGGTGACGCGGCGAACTTCCCGGCCGCGCACCGGCCGCAGAAGCTGCACCTGGTGTTCTCGACCGGCAAGACCTACGACATGGTGCTGGCCGACACGCCGGACTCCCAGGAAGTCCCGATCGAGAACAGCGAAGGCGCCACGAGCGTCGAGCTGCACGTGACCGGGCTGTACCGCTCGCTCAACGGCACGGACGTCGCGATCTCCGAGATCGAACTGTTCGAAGCCGGCTGA
- a CDS encoding VWA domain-containing protein: MRAKRAVAGSAVVAVLGGWAISGALTPTEAQAPAPVAAPYRVGYVSAATTGLYQATGEGAVPALPRGVGSVDSDASAGTGGLVWVSHRAATAGGAERDGELFYLPDGGQVARPLTNDDAVDSHPALSPDGRTVAFASERAGSRKLFVVGVDGRGLRQVTTGPATDDSPSWSPDGTRLAFSSTRDDPAGDVYTVPAGGGTPTRLTADPAADTQPAWGPSRIAFTTTRFHPAGDVALVAETGGAVTRAVPDPGDSAEPAWSPDGTRLAFTTRAQDPLGDVKQISGGRVSVISALASIGETEPAFRSTGQPLFTELRSGTTTDIWSADATGGDRRDLTHRPGADEFDPAFSADGAQLAYTQAGPGEASGETEVVVANADGSAPRSLTGPRDGAKHEQHPAWSPDASMIAFANTAFRGEDQQDTVRIARVADGRILGEIPIPPYLRGDDTQPVWSADGTKVTLTRAASRVAPPPPGRVQPTVVDIPVGQGSSAAIAKTVPTDKVPARPDIVLLMDQTSSMGTALGNMQTGLTQVMGTLSTAQPEAQYAAVAFGDRDDVVDANNPNGRLFQVQQDLTKNQDAVKAAFTKITPFGGGDVPEDWIHALDRIASGAVSFRPDSSKIIVLAGDAPSHDPSGVPHQPTQGVTLAQAIEHLKAQGIRVVAVSAGNGGGGLDATGQATQLVNATDGVIASTDPGNLSTVITEKIGDLLVRVQPVPFCDPGLTLTFTPEGTQQVPGGTNATFTEFAAVAPTAPVGAFLHCRVEFRIDGENFVRPGYTEDVTVRVKDPRLPLITVHDKTVTGTAPTVIEYSATAVDADRETQLTPFCTPSSGSLFAVGATTVTCTATGAGGTATETAVMSVDPGGDRQELWQVALESGPDSVVAGIQRDLSPSFGTACAGRHGSADVSPDGVALVFQSDRRRLCVAPADGGAARVLVPDTGSVDDPAWSPDGALIAFHSVAGEARPVIQVVPSAGGTPAVLIAGPGGAAQPAFQRIADVGVTATAVPATIPFSGLTTFEFVVTNHGVAASPAVGLFVRLTAGLRPQAPITSVGTCTPDLVCTFGTLAPGAQARVRFSATGAEPGTQAATGTVTTAGQDADARDNSATAVVTVGAKPVPPVTPGSLSVGLAVSAVPLFAGGDDVVLTYLVHNGSGAPMPNVRLVTQLPPQLPATSASPGCAPGGGSCALGTLAPGQTVEIRISLAAKAAADSPVSGTVSTTGPDNNAGDNTAGARVVIRQPVVTVDPGVAPLGSVPRVTGTDFPPGATVRLAWSAGISATPGLATVGVDGRFETQFLVFHHDLIGPRTVTVAPVSGPKFGTVQSAPVLVVLRTEQPPFISRG, translated from the coding sequence ATGCGCGCGAAGCGAGCGGTGGCGGGCAGCGCGGTCGTCGCGGTGCTCGGCGGCTGGGCGATCAGCGGAGCGCTCACGCCGACCGAAGCGCAGGCACCGGCACCGGTGGCCGCGCCGTACCGCGTCGGGTACGTCAGCGCGGCCACCACCGGCCTCTACCAGGCGACCGGCGAAGGCGCGGTGCCGGCGTTGCCGCGCGGTGTCGGCAGCGTCGACTCCGACGCGTCCGCGGGCACCGGCGGTCTCGTGTGGGTGAGCCACCGCGCCGCGACCGCCGGTGGAGCCGAGCGGGACGGCGAGCTGTTCTACCTCCCCGACGGCGGCCAGGTGGCGCGGCCGCTGACGAACGACGACGCCGTCGACAGCCACCCGGCGCTGTCGCCGGACGGCCGCACGGTCGCCTTCGCCTCCGAACGCGCCGGCAGCCGGAAGCTCTTCGTCGTCGGCGTGGACGGCCGCGGCCTGCGCCAGGTGACGACCGGGCCGGCCACCGACGACTCGCCGAGCTGGTCGCCCGACGGCACCCGCCTCGCGTTCAGCAGCACGCGCGACGATCCGGCGGGGGACGTCTACACCGTGCCGGCCGGCGGCGGGACGCCGACGCGCCTGACCGCCGACCCGGCCGCCGACACCCAGCCCGCGTGGGGCCCGTCCCGGATCGCGTTCACCACCACCCGCTTCCACCCGGCCGGCGACGTCGCGCTGGTCGCCGAGACCGGCGGCGCGGTCACCCGCGCGGTCCCCGACCCCGGGGACTCCGCCGAGCCCGCGTGGTCGCCCGACGGCACCCGGCTGGCCTTCACGACCCGGGCGCAGGACCCGCTCGGCGACGTCAAGCAGATCTCCGGCGGCCGGGTGTCGGTCATCTCGGCCCTGGCGTCGATCGGCGAGACCGAGCCGGCGTTCCGCAGCACCGGCCAACCGCTGTTCACCGAGCTGCGTTCGGGCACCACCACGGACATCTGGAGCGCGGACGCCACCGGCGGCGACCGCCGCGACCTCACCCACCGCCCGGGTGCCGACGAGTTCGACCCGGCGTTCTCCGCCGACGGCGCGCAGCTGGCCTACACCCAGGCCGGCCCCGGCGAGGCGTCGGGGGAAACCGAAGTCGTCGTGGCCAACGCCGACGGCAGCGCGCCCCGGTCCCTCACCGGCCCGCGGGACGGCGCCAAGCACGAGCAGCACCCGGCCTGGTCGCCGGACGCTTCGATGATCGCGTTCGCGAACACCGCGTTCCGGGGCGAGGACCAGCAGGACACCGTCCGGATCGCCCGCGTCGCGGACGGCCGGATCCTGGGCGAGATCCCGATCCCGCCGTACCTGCGCGGCGACGACACCCAGCCGGTGTGGTCGGCCGACGGCACGAAGGTCACGCTGACGCGCGCGGCCTCGCGGGTCGCGCCGCCGCCCCCGGGGCGCGTGCAGCCGACGGTCGTGGACATCCCGGTCGGGCAGGGCTCGTCGGCGGCGATCGCCAAGACCGTGCCGACCGACAAGGTGCCCGCCCGGCCGGACATCGTGCTGCTGATGGACCAGACCAGCTCGATGGGCACCGCGCTGGGGAACATGCAGACCGGCCTGACCCAGGTCATGGGCACCCTCAGCACGGCGCAGCCGGAGGCCCAGTACGCCGCCGTCGCGTTCGGCGACCGCGACGACGTCGTCGACGCGAACAACCCCAACGGCCGCCTGTTCCAGGTGCAGCAGGACCTGACGAAGAACCAGGACGCCGTGAAGGCCGCCTTCACGAAGATCACGCCGTTCGGCGGCGGGGACGTCCCGGAGGACTGGATCCACGCCCTCGACCGGATCGCCTCGGGTGCCGTCTCGTTCCGGCCGGACAGCAGCAAGATCATCGTGCTGGCCGGCGACGCGCCCAGCCACGACCCGAGCGGCGTGCCCCACCAGCCGACCCAGGGCGTGACGCTCGCCCAGGCGATCGAGCACCTGAAGGCCCAGGGCATCCGGGTGGTCGCGGTGTCGGCCGGGAACGGCGGCGGTGGCCTGGATGCGACCGGCCAGGCGACCCAGCTGGTGAACGCGACCGACGGCGTCATAGCGAGCACCGATCCGGGCAACCTCAGCACCGTCATCACCGAGAAGATCGGCGACCTGCTGGTGCGGGTGCAGCCGGTGCCGTTCTGCGACCCCGGGCTGACGCTGACGTTCACCCCGGAAGGGACCCAGCAGGTGCCGGGCGGCACGAACGCGACCTTCACCGAGTTCGCGGCTGTCGCGCCCACCGCGCCCGTCGGCGCCTTCCTGCACTGCCGGGTGGAGTTCCGGATCGACGGGGAGAACTTCGTCCGGCCCGGCTACACCGAGGACGTCACCGTGCGGGTCAAGGACCCGCGGCTGCCGCTGATCACCGTGCACGACAAGACCGTGACCGGGACCGCCCCGACGGTGATCGAGTACTCCGCGACCGCGGTCGACGCCGACCGTGAAACGCAGCTGACCCCGTTCTGCACGCCGTCGTCGGGCAGCCTGTTCGCCGTCGGTGCCACCACCGTCACGTGCACGGCGACCGGCGCGGGCGGCACCGCGACCGAGACCGCCGTGATGTCCGTCGACCCCGGCGGGGACCGGCAGGAGCTGTGGCAGGTCGCGCTCGAAAGCGGGCCGGACAGCGTCGTCGCGGGGATCCAGCGGGATCTCTCGCCGTCCTTCGGGACGGCGTGTGCCGGACGGCACGGCTCGGCGGACGTCTCGCCCGACGGCGTCGCGCTGGTGTTCCAGAGCGACCGCCGCCGGCTCTGCGTGGCGCCCGCCGACGGCGGGGCCGCGCGGGTGCTGGTGCCGGACACCGGCTCCGTCGACGATCCCGCCTGGTCGCCGGACGGCGCGCTGATCGCCTTCCACAGCGTGGCCGGGGAAGCCCGGCCGGTCATCCAGGTCGTGCCCTCGGCCGGCGGCACCCCGGCGGTGCTGATCGCCGGCCCTGGCGGCGCCGCGCAGCCGGCGTTCCAGCGGATCGCCGACGTCGGCGTGACCGCCACCGCCGTCCCGGCCACCATCCCGTTCTCCGGGCTGACGACGTTCGAGTTCGTCGTCACCAACCACGGTGTCGCCGCGTCGCCCGCCGTCGGGCTGTTCGTCCGGCTGACCGCCGGGCTGCGGCCGCAGGCGCCGATCACCAGCGTGGGCACCTGCACGCCGGACCTCGTCTGCACCTTCGGCACGCTCGCGCCCGGTGCGCAGGCGCGGGTGCGGTTCAGCGCCACCGGCGCCGAACCCGGGACGCAGGCCGCGACCGGCACGGTCACCACGGCCGGCCAGGACGCCGACGCGCGGGACAACTCCGCCACGGCCGTGGTCACCGTCGGCGCGAAGCCGGTGCCCCCGGTGACGCCGGGCTCTCTGTCGGTGGGGCTGGCCGTGTCGGCGGTCCCGCTCTTCGCCGGCGGCGACGACGTCGTGCTGACCTACCTGGTGCACAACGGGTCCGGCGCGCCGATGCCGAACGTCCGGCTGGTCACCCAGCTGCCGCCGCAGCTGCCCGCGACCTCGGCGTCACCGGGGTGCGCGCCGGGTGGCGGCAGCTGTGCCCTCGGGACATTGGCGCCCGGCCAGACCGTCGAGATCCGGATTTCGCTGGCGGCCAAGGCGGCGGCGGATTCGCCGGTGTCCGGCACGGTCAGCACGACCGGACCGGACAACAACGCCGGGGACAACACGGCCGGCGCGCGGGTGGTGATCCGGCAGCCGGTGGTGACCGTCGACCCGGGCGTCGCCCCGCTCGGCTCGGTCCCGCGGGTGACGGGGACGGACTTCCCGCCGGGCGCGACGGTCCGGCTCGCCTGGTCGGCCGGGATCTCCGCGACACCCGGCCTCGCCACGGTGGGCGTCGACGGACGGTTCGAGACGCAGTTCCTGGTCTTCCACCACGACCTGATCGGGCCGCGCACGGTGACGGTCGCCCCGGTGAGCGGACCGAAGTTCGGCACGGTGCAGTCGGCCCCGGTCCTCGTGGTCCTGCGGACGGAACAACCCCCGTTCATCAGCCGCGGCTGA
- a CDS encoding response regulator transcription factor: MITDQVPVLLHATDTITHAGVTAALRSRPEIRFADEDSGEPAVVLVIVERLNAEARQLLRSLQCAGHAGVVLVAGEVEDSELLDVVGNGVSAIIRRADATPDTLVRLVKAAAVGEGALPPDLLGRLLSRVSRLQRDVLRPNGWDLAGMSQRETRVLRLVADGFETKEIADQLSYSERTVKSILHDITNRFQLRNRAHAVAFAMREGLI, encoded by the coding sequence ATGATCACCGACCAGGTTCCGGTGCTGCTGCACGCCACGGACACCATCACGCACGCGGGCGTCACGGCCGCGCTGCGGTCACGTCCCGAAATCCGCTTCGCCGACGAGGACTCCGGCGAGCCGGCCGTCGTGCTGGTCATCGTGGAGCGGCTGAACGCCGAGGCCCGGCAGCTGCTGCGCAGCCTGCAGTGCGCCGGCCACGCGGGCGTCGTCCTGGTGGCCGGGGAGGTGGAGGACTCGGAGCTGCTCGACGTCGTCGGCAACGGCGTGTCGGCGATCATCCGCCGGGCCGACGCCACGCCGGACACCCTGGTGCGGCTGGTCAAGGCCGCGGCCGTCGGCGAAGGCGCGCTGCCGCCCGACCTGCTGGGCCGCCTGCTGTCGCGGGTGTCCCGGCTGCAGCGGGACGTGCTGCGCCCGAACGGGTGGGACCTGGCCGGGATGTCCCAGCGCGAGACCCGGGTGCTGCGGCTGGTCGCCGACGGCTTCGAGACCAAGGAGATCGCCGACCAGCTGAGCTACTCGGAGCGGACGGTGAAGTCGATCCTGCACGACATCACCAACCGCTTCCAGCTCCGCAACCGCGCCCACGCGGTGGCGTTCGCCATGCGCGAAGGCCTGATCTAG